A part of Arachis hypogaea cultivar Tifrunner chromosome 12, arahy.Tifrunner.gnm2.J5K5, whole genome shotgun sequence genomic DNA contains:
- the LOC112726601 gene encoding transcription factor bHLH67 isoform X1, whose translation MESLQGPLNSCFFGESHLELNYLEQQGLVLDSESALRLEEEEEQVLMISSLEDNMPFLQMLQSVEYSPNYSSQQQCFFPFKDPTNFQTLLRLQHLKNHNNNNNNNNNVQELDQKSCVTHDVMVEMQQQQQQQQSHSPVKSESYELHQQHHQASASASCCVENNNNNTTPTKAITAATEKCGGRGNSNTQEVCQKSQQVGSVATTTRERKKRKRTRPAKNKEDVENQRMTHIAVERNRRRQMNDHLSVLRSLMPPSYIQRGDQASIIGGAIDFVKELEQLLQSLEAQKRMRRKNNNNNSSNKNEDAIGFGSSSNSSSTTNGGYDGIMRSSTTSLSLLSTEEGNFGGGGGNGDELKAENKSESAEIEVTLIQTHVNLKIQCKRRHGQLVKAIVALEDLRLSILHLNITSSSDDSVLYSLNLKIEEGCRLRSANEIAEAVHHIFNFING comes from the exons ATGGAGAGCCTCCAAGGACCCCTCAATTCATGT tTCTTTGGTGAGTCACATTTGGAATTGAACTATTTAGAGCAACAAGGTTTGGTTTTGGATTCAGAATCAGCATTgaggcttgaagaagaagaagaacaagtctTAATGATATCAAGCTTAGAAGATAACATGCCATTCCTTCAAATGCTTCAGAGTGTGGAATATTCTCCAAACtactcatcacaacaacaatgcTTCTTCCCTTTCAAAGATCCAACAAACTTTCAAACTCTTCTAAGGCTTCAACACTTGAAAaaccataacaacaacaacaacaataataataatgttcaaGAACTTGATCAAAAGAGTTGTGTCACACATGATGTCATGGTAGagatgcaacaacaacaacaacaacaacaatcacattCACCAGTGAAATCTGAGAGCTATGAGCTTCATCAACAACACCACCAAGCTTCAGCCTCAGCTTCATGTTGTGTtgagaataataataacaacaccaCACCAACAAAAGCTATTACTGCTGCTACTGAGAAGTGTGGTGGAAGAGGAAATAGCAACACTCAAGAAGTGTGCCAGAAATCCCAACAGGTGGGAAGTGTTGCCACAACAACAagggagaggaagaagaggaagagaacaaGGCCTGCCAAGAACAAAGAAGATGTGGAGAATCAAAGAATGACTCACATTGCTGTTGAAAGAAATAGAAGGCGCCAAATGAATGATCATCTCAGTGTTCTAAGGTCCCTCATGCCCCCTTCCTATATTCAAAGG GGTGACCAAGCTTCAATCATTGGAGGTGCAATTGATTTTGTGAAGGAATTAGAGCAATTGCTTCAATCCCTTGAAGCAcaaaaaaggatgagaagaaagaacaataataataatagtagtaacaAAAATGAAGATGCTATTGGTTTTGGTTCTTCCTCTAATTCTTCTTCAACAACAAATGGTGGTTATGATGGAATAATGAGATCATCAACaacatcattatcattattatccaCTGAAGAAGGAAactttggtggtggtggtggtaatggtgatgaaTTAAAAGCTGAGAACAAATCAGAATCAGCAGAGATAGAAGTGACATTGATTCAAACACATGTGAACTTGAAGATTCAATGCAAAAGGAGGCATGGTCAATTGGTAAAAGCTATAGTTGCTTTGGAAGATCTTAGGCTATCAATTTTGCACCTCAACATTACTTCATCTTCTGATGATTCTGTACTCTACTCCCTCAATCTCAAG ATTGAAGAAGGGTGTAGGCTAAGATCAGCAAATGAGATAGCTGAAGCAGTTCATCACATATTCAACTTCATTAATGGTTAG
- the LOC112726601 gene encoding transcription factor bHLH67 isoform X2: MYLLCSLSAEKFFGESHLELNYLEQQGLVLDSESALRLEEEEEQVLMISSLEDNMPFLQMLQSVEYSPNYSSQQQCFFPFKDPTNFQTLLRLQHLKNHNNNNNNNNNVQELDQKSCVTHDVMVEMQQQQQQQQSHSPVKSESYELHQQHHQASASASCCVENNNNNTTPTKAITAATEKCGGRGNSNTQEVCQKSQQVGSVATTTRERKKRKRTRPAKNKEDVENQRMTHIAVERNRRRQMNDHLSVLRSLMPPSYIQRGDQASIIGGAIDFVKELEQLLQSLEAQKRMRRKNNNNNSSNKNEDAIGFGSSSNSSSTTNGGYDGIMRSSTTSLSLLSTEEGNFGGGGGNGDELKAENKSESAEIEVTLIQTHVNLKIQCKRRHGQLVKAIVALEDLRLSILHLNITSSSDDSVLYSLNLKIEEGCRLRSANEIAEAVHHIFNFING; this comes from the exons atGTATCTTCTGTGCTCCCTCTCTGCTGAAAAG tTCTTTGGTGAGTCACATTTGGAATTGAACTATTTAGAGCAACAAGGTTTGGTTTTGGATTCAGAATCAGCATTgaggcttgaagaagaagaagaacaagtctTAATGATATCAAGCTTAGAAGATAACATGCCATTCCTTCAAATGCTTCAGAGTGTGGAATATTCTCCAAACtactcatcacaacaacaatgcTTCTTCCCTTTCAAAGATCCAACAAACTTTCAAACTCTTCTAAGGCTTCAACACTTGAAAaaccataacaacaacaacaacaataataataatgttcaaGAACTTGATCAAAAGAGTTGTGTCACACATGATGTCATGGTAGagatgcaacaacaacaacaacaacaacaatcacattCACCAGTGAAATCTGAGAGCTATGAGCTTCATCAACAACACCACCAAGCTTCAGCCTCAGCTTCATGTTGTGTtgagaataataataacaacaccaCACCAACAAAAGCTATTACTGCTGCTACTGAGAAGTGTGGTGGAAGAGGAAATAGCAACACTCAAGAAGTGTGCCAGAAATCCCAACAGGTGGGAAGTGTTGCCACAACAACAagggagaggaagaagaggaagagaacaaGGCCTGCCAAGAACAAAGAAGATGTGGAGAATCAAAGAATGACTCACATTGCTGTTGAAAGAAATAGAAGGCGCCAAATGAATGATCATCTCAGTGTTCTAAGGTCCCTCATGCCCCCTTCCTATATTCAAAGG GGTGACCAAGCTTCAATCATTGGAGGTGCAATTGATTTTGTGAAGGAATTAGAGCAATTGCTTCAATCCCTTGAAGCAcaaaaaaggatgagaagaaagaacaataataataatagtagtaacaAAAATGAAGATGCTATTGGTTTTGGTTCTTCCTCTAATTCTTCTTCAACAACAAATGGTGGTTATGATGGAATAATGAGATCATCAACaacatcattatcattattatccaCTGAAGAAGGAAactttggtggtggtggtggtaatggtgatgaaTTAAAAGCTGAGAACAAATCAGAATCAGCAGAGATAGAAGTGACATTGATTCAAACACATGTGAACTTGAAGATTCAATGCAAAAGGAGGCATGGTCAATTGGTAAAAGCTATAGTTGCTTTGGAAGATCTTAGGCTATCAATTTTGCACCTCAACATTACTTCATCTTCTGATGATTCTGTACTCTACTCCCTCAATCTCAAG ATTGAAGAAGGGTGTAGGCTAAGATCAGCAAATGAGATAGCTGAAGCAGTTCATCACATATTCAACTTCATTAATGGTTAG